The sequence below is a genomic window from Oreochromis niloticus isolate F11D_XX linkage group LG3, O_niloticus_UMD_NMBU, whole genome shotgun sequence.
tttcctcttcagctcagcgatctcctgctccagcttctcctgaagctctttgactcgactcacttcagtttcctgctgggatctgacctgctgcttcacatcagagcttcttttctggatgagacGGATCAGCTCGGTGAACATCTTCTCACTGTCCTCCACTGCTTTATCAGCAGAGCcattgatggcctccacctcctgttgaagcagcttcacatctttctctcgctcctggattctctgctggatgtttagtCGTCTCACCTCGAgctccttctgcttctcagtcctttctgctgcagctgggactgtttcatggcctttatgttcatccattgtgcagagataacagatactctgctgatcagtacgacagaaaatcttcatcacctcatcatgacgagagcagatgttctcctggagcttcttggagggggccaccagcttgtgtttctttaatggagCTGCATCATAGTGAGGTTGgaggtgtttctcacagtaagaggCCAGACAGAATAAACAGGACTTGATGGCTTTCAGCTTCCtcccagtgcagacatcacaggccacatcttcaggtccagcatagcagtgatcagctggggcagcttggagtccagtcttcttcagctgctccactaaagctgctaacatggtgtttttctccaggacaggcctcggtgtgaaagtcttcctgcactgagggcagctgtggattcccTTCCTGTCCTCTTCATCCCAGAAACTCTTAATACAGTTcctgcagtagctgtgtccacaggtTGTAGTCACTggatccttcagtagatccaaacagatGGAACAAGAGAAGGTTTCTCGGTTCAGCTGAACTCCTTTCTGTGCCATTTCTCCTCTCAGTGTCAGTGACTGTGGGAGTTCCTCTTCCTTATAACTGAAACTAGTCTGAACTCTGATCTCAACAACATGTGTTTCTGCAGTGAATGGAGCCTGTCAGCTCTTACACGTCACCACATGTTGGTTACACCCATCTTCAAACTGCAGATCTGAAGGGGAGGGAACGAGGAAACACATGGACAGAGAGGA
It includes:
- the LOC100696044 gene encoding tripartite motif-containing protein 16; this translates as MAQKGVQLNRETFSCSICLDLLKDPVTTTCGHSYCRNCIKSFWDEEDRKGIHSCPQCRKTFTPRPVLEKNTMLAALVEQLKKTGLQAAPADHCYAGPEDVACDVCTGRKLKAIKSCLFCLASYCEKHLQPHYDAAPLKKHKLVAPSKKLQENICSRHDEVMKIFCRTDQQSICYLCTMDEHKGHETVPAAAERTEKQKELEVRRLNIQQRIQEREKDVKLLQQEVEAINGSADKAVEDSEKMFTELIRLIQKRSSDVKQQVRSQQETEVSRVKELQEKLEQEIAELKRKDGELEQLSHTEDHNQFLHNYPSLSALSESTHSSSINVRPLSYFEDVTAAVSETRDILQDILREEWTNISLTVTEVDVLLSPPEPKTRAGFLKYSHEITLDPNTAHRYLLLSEGNRKVTFRLQQQSYSDHPDRFTGWLQVLSRESLTECCYWEVEWRGRRILVAVAYKNIDRAGRVNECLFGYNDKSWSLYCDTNSYKFRHNNIHTVLSGPRSSRVGVYLDHRAGILSFYSVSETMTLLHRVQTTFTQPLYAGFFLYGLGDTAELIKVK